GGAATGTCTGCCAAGAAGCCTAGGCTTCCTAAGTTAATTCCGAGCAGGGGAGCTCGTAAATTGGCGTGCCGATGAATGAGGCGCAGGATTGTTCCGTCGCCTCCCAACGAAATGCGGAAAGTAATTTTGTTTTCTTCCACTTGAGATAAAGGCGTTGCCCCAATTGTTGCTGCATGCCTATCCTCAGCTACCACTTGAATGCCTTTAGCATAGAAGAATTGGCAAATATCCGCCGCAATGCCAAGAGAAGGGGCTTTGCTCTCATTGGGGAATAAGGCAATTATCATAAGTTTAAATTAGCTCCACTGTTTATACTTGAAGAGCTTTGGAAGATTTCAAGTTAAAATGGGACAAAATTTGCTTGGCAATTTTATCAAGTGTCAAACCGACTTCGTTCAATAGGTCTTGGTTACTGCCATGGTCAATGAAGGCTTCAGGAATGCCTAGATTTAACACTTGTACGTTGTTGAACCCTTGGCGCATCAAGAAGTTGTTTACAATCGATCCCATTCCTGCAGCGACTGAATGCTCTTCAATGGTCACGATCTTGCTATGCGTCAGCAATAAACGGCATAACAGATCGGTGTCTAGAGGCTTGATGAATACGGGGTCCATGACAGTGGCATCAATTCCCTCTTCTGCGAGCAGGGCCCGGGTTTTTAATGCCGTTGCATTCATATGGCCTAAGGCGATGATAAGAATGTCTTTGCCTTCTACTAAAACTTCTCCCTTGCCAAGCTCTCGTTCTTTTAAAGGCTCGTCCGCGTCTTCTGTGGCGAGATTGGGATAGCGGATGGCTGTCGGACGCTTCCAGGAAAAAGCGGATTCCATTAATTCCTTTAATACTTGCCCGTTGCGCGGCTGCGTAATGATCATATTGGGCATGGCATTAAGAAAAGAGATGTCATAAATGCCATGGTGGGTCGATCCGTCAGGGCCTGAAATTCCCGCCCGGTCGATAGCAAAGACGACCGGCAGCTCTTGCAAGCAGACATCATGGAAAAGATTGTCGAACGCGCGTTGCAGAAATGTGGCGTAAATCGAGGCCACTACCTTCATTTTTCCACCGTAAGCAATGCCGCCTGCAAAAGTGATGGCATGCGACTCTGCTATTCCAACATCTAAGCAGCGGTCGGGAAAGGCTTTCATAAATTCATCTAAACAAGATCCGGCCGACATGGCAGGCGTAATCGCAACCACGCTTGGGTCCCTTTCAGCCATTTTTAAGAGATGGGTGCCAAAAATTTTGGGAAAAGTGGGTTTCGTGGTCGGGTTGGGTAAAAATTTTCCTGTGTCGCGGCTAAAAGGCTTGGCGCCATGGTAAGAAACGGGATTTTTAATAGCTTCGTCCATTCCTTCGCCCTTTCTTGTCAATACGTGAATGACAACCGGCCAGCTTGAATCTTTGACGCCTTCTAGAACGTCGATTAATTTTTTGACATCATGCCCATCAATCGGGCCGATATAAGACAAGCCGTATTGCTCGAAATAAGCGGCAGGGCTTACTAAATTCTTTAAGGATTCTGTGATCTTGTGCCCTTGCTGGGAAAGGATAGGCCCATAGCTGGGGATTTTAGAGACAAATGTATCCAATTCTTGATAAATCTTGTTCGTCGTCGGGTTGCTCAATAAACGGCTAAGGATATGGGTGATCGCTCCGACATTCTTTGAAATGGACATGGCGTTATCATTGAGAATCACGATAAAGCGCTTGAGTTCTCGAGAAATATTGTTAAGCGCCTCAAGAGATAAACCGCAGGTAAGTGTTGCATCGCCAATAATGGGAATGACATATTCCTGGCGCTTAGTTAAATCCCTATTTTTGGCTACTCCCAGTGCAAGGGAAAGAGCCGTCCCGGCATGGCCGGCATGGAAATGATCGTGGATGGATTCTTTGGGATGGCAAAAGCCGCATAATCCCTTAAATTGACGAATTTGGTGAAAACGATTGTTGCGCCCTGTTAAAAGCTTGTGCACGTAAGTTTGATGGCTGACGTCCCAAATGAATTTATCTTCTGGCGAACTGAATACTTTATGCAAGGCCAGTGTCAATTCAACAACTCCCAGATTGGAAGCTAAATGTCCTCCATTGACAGAAAGAACTTCGATAATCCGTTGGCGAATTTCAGTTGCTAATTGATTCAATTCTGCCAACGAGAATTCTTTGATATCCTGTGGTGAATGAATGGAGGAAAGAAGTTGCGTCATTCTAAAAGTCCTTTAATAAATCATTTGATCCTAATTTCATCAGGAATAAAGTTAAATCATATAGCATTTCCAAAATCTTAGCTATAAAACAACCCATTAATTTTATTTCAAATAAAAAATTGTAATTATTTTGAAATTAAATAATTTAATGAACAGTGTGAGGTGATTAATGAAATGCAAAAAAGAGAGAAAGAGGAAAGAAATTAATCTAATTAGAAGGATTTACTTTATAATCTTGGGTCAAAGGTTTGTCGTCGCTTCCGAGCATCAGTTCGCCACTTCTATTTTTTACAAGGATCTCAATTTTGCGCTCAGCCTCATTTAAGCGTTTATTGCAAATCGCAATTAATTGATCAGCCTCTTCATAGAGCTTAAGGGATTCGTCAAGGCTAATCGTACCGCTATTCATGCGCTCAAGAATAGTTTCTAAACGTGCTAAGGCAGCTTCAAAGCTAATAGTGTTCAGATCTTGTAGAGTATCGTTATTCACTGGGGATCACTTCATTAATGGTAATTAAGGCTTCACCGTCGGATAATAGGAGTTTAGCTTGCTGTCCTTTCCTAAGCTTACGTATTGAATTTATAACGAAAGGATCTTTTTCTGCAAATAGAATGCTATACCCTTTTTGCAGAAGAGTCTTTGGGTCGATGGCCGCTAATAAACGCGTGAGGCTCAAAAGCTTTTGCTGATTTTTTAAGTGATGGTCTT
Above is a window of Candidatus Protochlamydia phocaeensis DNA encoding:
- a CDS encoding 1-deoxy-D-xylulose-5-phosphate synthase; this translates as MTQLLSSIHSPQDIKEFSLAELNQLATEIRQRIIEVLSVNGGHLASNLGVVELTLALHKVFSSPEDKFIWDVSHQTYVHKLLTGRNNRFHQIRQFKGLCGFCHPKESIHDHFHAGHAGTALSLALGVAKNRDLTKRQEYVIPIIGDATLTCGLSLEALNNISRELKRFIVILNDNAMSISKNVGAITHILSRLLSNPTTNKIYQELDTFVSKIPSYGPILSQQGHKITESLKNLVSPAAYFEQYGLSYIGPIDGHDVKKLIDVLEGVKDSSWPVVIHVLTRKGEGMDEAIKNPVSYHGAKPFSRDTGKFLPNPTTKPTFPKIFGTHLLKMAERDPSVVAITPAMSAGSCLDEFMKAFPDRCLDVGIAESHAITFAGGIAYGGKMKVVASIYATFLQRAFDNLFHDVCLQELPVVFAIDRAGISGPDGSTHHGIYDISFLNAMPNMIITQPRNGQVLKELMESAFSWKRPTAIRYPNLATEDADEPLKERELGKGEVLVEGKDILIIALGHMNATALKTRALLAEEGIDATVMDPVFIKPLDTDLLCRLLLTHSKIVTIEEHSVAAGMGSIVNNFLMRQGFNNVQVLNLGIPEAFIDHGSNQDLLNEVGLTLDKIAKQILSHFNLKSSKALQV
- a CDS encoding exodeoxyribonuclease VII small subunit, with product MNNDTLQDLNTISFEAALARLETILERMNSGTISLDESLKLYEEADQLIAICNKRLNEAERKIEILVKNRSGELMLGSDDKPLTQDYKVNPSN